The sequence TTCTTCTGTTTTTGTTTCCTTCGAGGAGGAGACTCTCCATTCCTTGCCAATAGCCTCTATAGCTCGTCCCGCAGGTGGATCCCCATTGCTCAGTTTTTCCCTACAGTGTTGCTCGACCACCCAAACGTGCCCCTCCCTCCCTATTGTTCCCCATTCCGGGATTCGTCACGCTGCCGCGTGAACATTACCTTCATTCTCCGCGGCAAACGAAGTACGTTCGTTTTAACCTCCGGCACGGAGCAATTTTCTTCCGACAACCGTATATGGTGAAGAGTTGCCGTCTTCAATAGCAGGCGGGCTATTTCGCGAGCGCTTGGCGGCTGTGGCGTGATTGGATGACTGACGGATCActtcctgtctcttcttctagATCCCGGAAGTCGGAGAACAACGAGATTCGGATACCGTCTCTGCTCAAACTACTTTGCTTGTCTTGTGGAACATGGATCAGCGTGCCCAACAAGCGGGGCCTTGTCCTCTCGCAAGCATGTTGCCACTTGCgaggagcagcagcagaagagcgcgagctgGCGCCCTGTTTACTGTACCTACCGTGGCGAtccttttttctgtgtttACGAACGTCGACATGCGAATACCCGTAGTTGTTCAAGTATCGGCTGGCGCGAATCTTGGCGGTGTTGAGGTGCCAAGTTTGCAGAAGGAGGTTTTTATCCGCGCACAGCAAATTGTGTTTGAGGATAACGCTCACGGAAGTGTGCAGTCGGACACTTCGAGGACTCCAGGTGAAATCCGGATTTCTGTATCTGCGATTGATACCACGCCCTCGGCACCTCGCGTCgggagcgagaagacgtATGCTAAGCCGACTGCTTTCTCACGCCATTTAAGTGAGTCTTCTGTTCTATGTGGTAGGGACGCTGTTTTCCGTGCGTTGTACGAGCGCGGCCCATCTAGCGCGCAGGGTCGACGTACATCAGAATACTACTAACAATCTGAACGTCTTTTGTGAAATGACACTCAGTGTTCGCTCTTTCCGTGAAATCCGCTTCAGAGCTGGGAAGAGGTAAGTGATCTTTGTTGCCTGTTACTGTCGCGGCCTCATTATCTCATTACTTTGTTTGATAACGCGGTGATACTGAAGGTTCGTCCGAGAGGTGTTTTAAATGCGTGTGAACTGTTATTTTTCGGTGGGCGTATCAAGTGAAAAAACCGAAATTTTGTGGTGTACGTGCAGGCCTTTCCAAATTGCCGAGCTCTTTCTGGGATGATGACGAGGTTACAGATTGGGCTTTGTttgacgaggaggacgagagcGATGATGACGCGGCCCCTGTGTCTTCAAAGAACTCGCTATGGTCGCTTTTGTTACCATCTTTCGGCGCTTCTATGAGAACCAAATTCTGAAGCAAGCGGGCTTCAATTCCCTGACCTCAGGAGCACTGCTGCAAGCGAGAAGTTTATGGCAATAGGGCAGTCCGATTTACGTGATGCTAAAAAGCATCTGTGTTTCGTAGCGCCATTGCAGAGCTTGACGGAACAGTGTGACGTATCAAGGGAAACTGTTCGGTTTTTTTGTACTTGGCATTACTGTCGTAAGCGCCAGTTTCATACAAGAATGCAGCATTGACAGTGATCATCTATGACGTGTACGGACGGATGCGGAAACCGGTGTGAATTGACGTCCGTGTCATGGTATGCTTGTGACACCAAGACGACAAATATGTAAGGGATGACGTCTTCAAGAGCACACCAGCGTTGCTCAATGAGTATGCAGCCGCACATGTCTCATCTTAGTCTTTGCGGACGCATAGACAAATTGAAGGGGCGAGGGATACATGTCATGCATCTTCGAAGAAAAAGGGCTTGCACTCGCAGTTGCTACAGTTACTGTAAACTAACTGTGATTCTCTAGATGCGTAGAACGAAATGGGCCTTGGAGATAACCGGCCCCGTATGGCCTGAGGAGCGTCCTATCTGCGATGCCAGCGGCCCTCGTAGCCGGTCTCGGGTGTACCAAGTCTTCACGATCTAGTTTTCGGTCATACGAGTGTTGCTGCAGTGGGGGGCTGCGCTGTGCACTCTACCCCCGTCATGCATGTAAAAGCTTCCGCACTCGTGCCTGAACTGCACGTCACATGAACAAGCTCTGTGCGCTGTGCGAAGGGCTCGTTTTGGTGGCTCACGGCAAAGCTTCCTTGCTAACCTTCCGTCGCACACATTTGCCCAGGGCGCGGAGCTTCGACCCCACACCACGGATTTGAAGCCAGGCTCTCGCCGGAGCGCACAAAAAATGGGTCACCGGAGGACACCAAAACAAAATGTCTTTAGTCTGCCTCCGGATTTCAAACTGATCACAAATTGGTTTGTCACCTGTAAGACACTGTTTTTGGCTGGTACCCCACTCGGAGCATTCAGGAAAGCGTTCCGTCTCCGTTTCCATGAAAAGCTTCTGCAGGGTATGCGTCCTTTACAATCTGCCCAGCTCTGTTGGCACGTCTTCTACCCGACGTCTTTCCCGAATCCCGGAAAGTGCCATCACCAAATTCTTGAGACAGTGCCCAAGGAACTAGTTTCCGACGATGAAGGCGGCCTGTTGGCGATGAACCACAAGATAAGATAGaggagccgcgagcgagaacgGCGTCCAGAGTTCCATCCCTGTTGCGGTTTCATGCGCGCCTCAATCATCTGCTACGCTCTCACTACCAGTCGTCTATCCTTCGGCGGTCCCCCGCTTATATTCGAGCGCGGGTAGGTTTGTTCACGACATGGTACTCCCACTTCCAGATGGGGCCTCTTCTGATAGGTGGGAAGCATCACGTGCCGCTTCAGCACGGCCTACCCGCGACTGTGAGACTGCTAGTGGCGCGTAAGACTCAACGTTCCTTTCCCGGGTTCTCACGTAGTATGCTGCATCTCGCCCAGTGCCTCTTCAGCTGTGACACTTTATGCGTAAAAGTCGTTGTAAATGGAAAAAGATGTGCAAGCGCACGTTAGGCCGCTTTGGTCAATAATAGAGGTTGACAGCCTTTGCGGCCGACATACATGCAGGGTTTTGTCCCACCGGATCTCCGCCACAGACGATTCTAGGCCGTCTGCTCGTGCTGGGTCCGTCTGATCGAGAACTGCTCGTCTTGTTTTTCCGAGTACTTGTCAGCCAGCCGTTCGGACGCTTTTCGTCGGCTGTGAAGCTTCCCAAGATCTCTCAGATCATATTTTGTAGATAAGCGCTCCTCCGTGCCGCAATTTCCGACACCACATGACGAAGTAATCAGCAGCCAGGACACTGTGAAGAAGGTCAGCAAGGAAGAGGCCCAGAAAATGTTCGCCTAAGAAACCATCAAATTCCAAACACATATTGGATCTTTGCAATTGTGCGCTGTTTAGCTCCATCTGCAAAGTCAGCCTTCTCATCTATCTACGATagacgcacgcagccgcaCAGACAGCACAAGAGGTGCCCGTGATACAAGAAAAGTGATACGCGGTGCTCCGGGATGGAGTTTGCTGGCAGACCGCCTGCACTGCGAAAGCGTAGTTTCTACCCATCGCACAGTGGAAGCCATAGCTCGTAACCTGACAGCTGAGAAGCAAGGCCTAAGAGTACGGGACAATGCTCTACGGGGCTGAATCTCCATTCCGAAGAACATTCTAGTCATCGAACAGCACCTGCTCCAATGTTAGTGGAGTTTGCACCAGTGCCGTTGTTGCAGATGTGGAAGGGTGTAACAGGCTagcggcagagaggcaggctgACTTTCAGGTCGCCAACGACGTCGCAGCACAGGAGTGCTTCTGCCATGTAGACATGCCTTTCGTCAAGCTTACCTTGGAAGTAAAGGGTGACCCAGAAGAACAGTCTCACCACGCGCGAAAGCACGAGAAGGCCAACATAATGCGACGTGAGGGGCTCGATCTGTTGTAGAGACAGGAACAATGACAATCTAGATTTGAGTCCAGTGAATACGCAACAACTTTACGTACTGACTGGCGTGTGTATCGGTGACACATGAACTGCCCTCGTTACTCTTACTCCATCGGCAGTCATAATATACAAACTGTAGGACAACTGCATCCTCGATTGAACCGTCATTCCGTAAACGGCACGATTTCAtccctcctcgccggtgCTTCATCTTCCACCATCGGTTTCGTGATCTCCTTTCCGCACTTTCCTTTCCTGCGCGATACTATTTTACCGTGTTGAACTAGAAACCTTTGGATGTTTCAGAACACAGAGGAGCACCTGCCATCCATCGGCTGTGCGTCGCCGGGGGTCATACCTCAAGCATTCTTCGCATATACCACAATTGTGGCAGAAGGCCCACGGCTTCCGTGTAGATCGAAAATGCCACGAGAATCTGGACGGTCCACCAGTGCCGACCTGGGTGGATGAAAAATGCCGTTAGCATAGACACTGCAAAAGGAAACGGACATGCGCGACCACGCTTTCGTGTGATAGCGTGGAATGTGCTCTCTCGAGCCGGAAGGACGCAATATTCAGCACGGTACAGTTCATAGAAAGAGAATCACTCTCACGGAGTGACAGCGTACACCGACACCGGTTTGCTGTCGTCAGCCTTGCCTCCTACCTGGAATGATGACGGCAGCTTTGCACGGAGTCCAGACGTTCTTCGTATTGGTATGGCGGTAACTCCATAGGTAGTATGTGAGCACGACTGAGATAACCGTGCTACACAGCAGCTCTAAATAGGCCAACCAGGTCTGCAGGCAACCGTCCGACACGAGGAAATTTTCACTGGCGTGACACGAAACGTGGATTAGTGCGGTGCTTCCGGGAGCTATAACACAGGGATCTCGACGTACCGGCAGCGTTCACCATCGCACCAAGGGCTCTCCCTCTGCCACTCATTTCGCCGAAAAAATCACGAGTTCAGAGCTGGAACACTGATGCGCCTGCCGTTCAGGGTCGATTTTGACACGGTGGCGAGGGGCCGAGGAGTTATTGCTGTAAAGAATGTCGCGCCGTCTCGAAAAGTACGCAGATGTATCAAATTAGGTGTATGAccgtctgcgtgcggcgacgccctTGAGTTCAGCCTCTGCAAACCGGAGAGAGTGACACGCGTACCTCCACAAGGCGGGTGTCCAGGTACCACACACAGCGGGACAGCGTCGCTGCCAGGAAGCAAAGCTGCGTGTCGATCGACAAGCCGTAGACcgtccgctgctgctggaccTTGTAGACCAGCACGCAGCTGGCCACGAAGTGAATCAAGTAACCCAGAATGAAGAGCCAGACTTCCATCTTGTTGAGGTTTTCTGACTTGCTTTACTCCAGGGTAAAACGTGCTCGGCCTTGGACGCCGCTTGTTAGCGCCTTGCTCGGGTTAGTGCCTTTGACGACCCTTGACGACTGGTGCCTCAACAACGTCGCCCTCTCGAATTCGATAGACACTGGCAGTTCCCCCCTTCACCTAAGCTACAGCCGTGCAGCTTTCGCAGAAAGCGTGTCCTTCGCAGTAAGAGTTCAACGGAGACTGCCCGTGGCGGTCTCGGAAAAGCGCGCACTGAATCAGACTAGATACCTTGGAAACCAAAAAGACTGACTTATAACAAATACCTTGAGACATACTTCTCCACGGGACAGTGGACCACTACTGGTCCCCGCCGAGGCAGGCCACAAGGTCCTGTAACAAAGAAAGGGTCGGAAACCTGATGTGGAACGGAACACACGGTGCATGTGAAAAAAACAGGCGGGTCCCCGAAAGAGGCCGTTTCGGTTGGACGAGGATGACCTGAAAAGTATACACAACAGGAAGAAACCTGCCAAGATACCATACCTGTTCCCACGACACGCGTGCGATGAGTCGGCAGCCCGGAGATAGGCACACTTACACGAAAATCGAGGGGCGGACCAACATTGCCAGCATACGTAACGCTGGAAGCGAACCTAAGGCGCGTGGCGAAACCTGCTGAACAAATCAGTCGCTTGTAGCCTCAGGAAAAACTTGCGTGCATTCTTCATATCGCAGACAACAAGACGTCCTCAAGCCCTTTTCGCGTGTTTTAACACGTCAGAAAAAAATCGACGGAACAACCAGAAAGGCAAGATAACACCAGACCCGGCAGCCACAATTCGTCGCCTAGTCCCCAGAGCCCCTGTTTTAAGAACACAACCTCCTGTAGTGGTACGGTCCTAGCCGCAGATCGTTTTCGCATGGAAGGGTACCAACAACGGAAAGCAGCTGACACCGTTTCCTGTCGTGTTGCGTTGAACGAAAGGCTTTCGTGAATATGGGTGTCTTGTCCTAAAAAGTCATGTAACCCAGACAATGGGGCAGCGATGACGGATTCATAAAATAGGCTTAAAGCTGAAAGGAGAAACGACTGAAGAATACGCGAATATGGGGAACAAACACCTGCCTTCGTGGCAGCCACCTGAAAGAGGAAGAGATAATATGCACATTTGTTGCCTTAAACTATAGAGAGTTGCGTAGGAATGCGGCGTTGTGCTTGCAACATAGAAACTAAGGTTGCGCAAAAACGCACCAGGAGAAGCCAAAAACGATAGCCATTTCAAAACGGACAGCGACACCTTGCGCATGACAGAGGGAAGCACTCTGCGGGAATTGGGAGTTCCAACGCTGTGACCTACCTGTTTGTACCTTCACCAGACAGGAGCTCAATTTTGCCGGGACCCCGTTGATAGAGAAGTCGCCTCTCTGATACATAAATGTATTTCCTGGAAATGCCAGTCTGCGTTTTTTGGGCTGAATCATTGGAGGGGAACAGGACTATCGCAAATCCAGCCCTGTGGCCAGCGGAGGGCGCATCCTCTCAAAACTCAGCATTGAGTCACAAAAGCGCTATCTTTCCAAAATAAAAACGCTGCAAGTCAGTTCCGTGTCCTTCAGTCAGTTTCAGAAGAGCAACAACGCATATCTCCTCGAAAGTCCACCAGAACAGCAACACTGACTCAAGTCGGCCCGCTGAAAAACCTCAAGAGCCGAGGGCAGCCCGACGCAAGAATCCAAACACTGTCAGCCCACAAGTCTCTGAAGATTCCGATATGGGCACAACAAGCAAACAATATAACTGTCCGAGCCGGCTACGCAGAAGCTCACCCAGCGCCGCCACTTTTGACTTTTTCCGACAATGATACCAATCGAAGGGCGGTGTTGGCTGAGAGACCAGCCCAGCTCCGGATAGACTAGTCACAATAAAGGACACGGACACCGGTGACAAAAACACGCACTTGGACAATTGACTTCTCAGAAAACTCAGGTCACGCCTGTCCGCAGCAGTGCTGCACATAATGCTGGGCTACCAAACTCGAACACACAACCACGCAGAGGAACTCACCACGGTTTATCTGCATGGGGCGGGTGAGGGCGGATTCGCCGTCCCCGGCAAGACAAACGCATGCCCCGACGATTTATCGTCACCGGGTGCAACGGTGTTACACAGGGAGCTCAGACCAGCGCGTGGGTACTCAAAGCCGCACGAACAAAGGAACTCATGCGGGTTTCGAGTCTTCAGAGGCACTCGGAACACCACGGATTCCCAGGAGTCAAGGATTCGCGCTGCTACCCAGTGCGGAAAGAGGCTGCTACCCATGTCTCCGTGGACCTTAACGGGTGGCTTGTGCTGGCTCTGCTATTCTCATTGTGAGAACTgccacgcgcagcgccacaTCAGATTTTGAATCTGTTTCACTGTGATGATAGTAGGGGTTACTGAAAGTCCTCGAATCGCCAAATCAATGGGTGTGCCGTGGCTTATTTTGTGATGCGCGATGCACAGGAATCTGGGAAGCCACGCGGGGCATTTGTTATGTGCTTTGCAACCATGACCGAGGAAGTTCTCGTGAAAGGCATCTGTGACGCCGAGCGTCTCCTTCATTAGACGCACGACGACATCTTTCTTCAGATTGCAAGCTCTGGACGatcaggcggcgcgccggtggCTGGGTCCCTTCGACACCAGTGACTCGCTGTGCGCGAATTGCTTCTTTGCAGTCTGACCCGTCATCCGATAAAGTTTCGGATGTGCGCTAGAGAGCCCAGTGTGTGCTGGCTTATGTTTTTCCGCCCTGCATGGAAAACGTCTCTCCTTTTTTAGTGCAACACGTTGCCTGTCACTCCTCGAGGTCGGCATACTCATTGCTTACCTAGGCGCCTCTTTCTGCCAACCACTCTCGTACGCATGCATCGAGCTTACCTCAAATAGAGGACCACGGCAGTTTATCGGCATTGCTATGCCGTTGGAGGCTTTCTTCCTGCACAGTGCGTCTCAGTGCAGGGTCTTTAATCCTTTTGTGAAAAGCATTGCCCCTCGTGCCTCGCGCAGCCAGGCAATGAAGACACTTGTGGGCAATGCCATTGACGCCGTCTCCATTTTTTCCGGGTGAAGGGTGGAATGGTGGCTCGAGATGTCTTGGAGAAGCGCGTGGGCCGGCTGCTTGTGCAAGGCCGCATCAGGCAAGAAGGGGATTTCTACTTCAGTTGTCATTCTCTGTCTTTTCCTCTGTATTCGGTCGTACTGTATATGCTTCCCAGCCCTGGGGAAGCGCGCAGTTACAGGATGCCACCGGAGGTTAAGGACCCCTTTGTTCAATTGCCCCTACCAAGAACGTGGAGTTAACACTACAATAAGCCATGCAGCGAGATCCCGTAGTTCGCGACATTTTTCTGTTGTGACAGGGACTTCTCACTGTCGGCTGGAATTCCCAAGCCGCAGACAGGGTGACGAACGCCAACTacttcctcgtctccgcggaggaCTATCGGCATCAGGCGTCACGACAGGGCCTGCTTTCGCTCCCGTGGTATGGGCCGGTCACCTGGAGGCGAGAGCTGTTTCGTTCTGTTATCTCAAGATATATGCGGTCAGAAGCcacgcctccgcttcgcggaAGCCTTCACAGTTTGTTTCTACTGTGCTCCCTCGCCGATCTGCAAGGTGGAGCGACCCGCTGAAATGTCTGAGTTACTCGATACTCTTGCGTAGTGCATGCGCGCAGAGAACTTGTACGGCGGCGCTCCTAGAAAGGTCCAGCACGGAGCCTCACACGAACTGCCGACATCGAGGGGAAATGAACCCTCCTGCATCAACCAGGCAGTCGTCAATAGGAGCTAGCCTTATCGCTGTTGAGGAAGGCCTCGATGCTTTTCCATCATCGGAGGAGCACGTAGAAAAAGTGGCCTTGCAAACGCTGCCTGGAGAATTCTCTGAGGACGCGCTCCGTTTCTCCACTGACAAAGGCGCTCCGTCCCGTGGAGATGGAGGAGAAAGCCTGCTGAATCGCAGTATCTGGGCTCAAAAGCTCTCTGCAGTAGGCACTAGCGTGGAGGACGTCGAAGAACAGTGCGTGAAAGGCGGAGGGAAAGGAGGCCAGAAGATCAACAAGACAAATAACTGCGTGGTGATCGTGCACTCGCGTCATGGGCTGGTTATTCGGTGCCAGCAGAGCAGGTAATGTTCTGCCACTCAGGGATGGGAAGCCCAGCAACGATTCGACCGCTACCGGATCAGGCTCTGAATCGTCCCGCTACGGCGCTGTCCCGCCCGGTACCTGGGCAAAGGGCACGCGTTCCTTCTAGCTATCCTCTCATGGGACCTTCGCTTCAGTTCCCTCACTCAAGCGAGTCCGTCTTGTTTGAGTGCAGAGCCGGCGTTGCTTTACGGAGGCGCGGATAGCCGCTCATGCCAAAACGAGTCCGTGAAGTGTATTCGCA is a genomic window of Besnoitia besnoiti strain Bb-Ger1 chromosome IV, whole genome shotgun sequence containing:
- a CDS encoding putative ER-retrevial receptor Ter1p (encoded by transcript BESB_056360), with the protein product MEVWLFILGYLIHFVASCVLVYKVQQQRTVYGLSIDTQLCFLAATLSRCVWYLDTRLVETWLAYLELLCSTVISVVLTYYLWSYRHTNTKNVWTPCKAAVIIPVSMLTAFFIHPGRHWWTVQILVAFSIYTEAIEPLTSHYVGLLVLSRVVRLFFWVTLYFQGEHFLGLFLADLLHSVLAADYFVMWCRKLRHGGALIYKI
- a CDS encoding peptidyl-tRNA hydrolase domain-containing protein (encoded by transcript BESB_056370), whose product is MNPPASTRQSSIGASLIAVEEGLDAFPSSEEHVEKVALQTLPGEFSEDALRFSTDKGAPSRGDGGESLLNRSIWAQKLSAVGTSVEDVEEQCVKGGGKGGQKINKTNNCVVIVHSRHGLVIRCQQSRSQRKNRIFARELLLQRLEEIHLRERQRIRDAAERERRRERRPTEAQKARVRAEKQRRSERKEERRRISAFEE